In Desulfosediminicola ganghwensis, a single window of DNA contains:
- a CDS encoding sigma 54-interacting transcriptional regulator, whose amino-acid sequence MSDLFESYDTPFDNGFITVNHNWLITSCNQATERILSIPERYLLGKDLRDVFCFDDRFHNICDHLGPLGDPGVRNSLHLNFTATTAGNQAIINLQVITIPGEEGEVLGALITFSDVSTPLAASRLALNSIAEGVFTVDHDFKITSFNAAAERITGWNEKEVLGRPCKSIFHTSICKQNCALAKSIQACSHISQEGVYITTKSGDLIPVQIRSAPLVDLNNHIIGGVETFLDLTPSLQSDIIFNAVADGVFTVDEFGQITSFNKAAETITGYSEEEVLGKRCAKILLPVKDDDDSTKCILFQAMQEKRTYIDEQQFIIGKNGYSIPVSISAAPFLDPKNKVIGGVETFRDNTNKLQTALILDSIADGVFTVDRSWRITSFNHAAEIITGWSRDEAIGQFCSDVFHSSICGKNCAIAESLYTGKQVASRSITIQNIKEKCVSVSISASPLIDYEGNVVGGVETFRDLSVEMSLRQQLMKNYTFDAIISKSPSMQRLFQILPEISRSESNVLILGESGTGKELIARAIFNASSRNNKPFVVVNCGALPETLLESELFGYKAGAFTDARKDRKGRFAAAEGGTLFLDEIGDIPQSVQVKLLRVLQHKVYEPLGSDTPVAADVRILAATNRELNQMVIDGQFRDDLFYRLNVVNILLPPLRQRIEDIPLLIDHFVDKFRAEKQKDIAGVSDEVMSTLMHYDYPGNIRELENIIEYGFILCPGGYIQEAHLPDGVIGNNDLKPGSLAHDNRGKTLAEMEKQAILLTLEQNKGKRMQTCRELGISKDTLRRKLKSYGVDTV is encoded by the coding sequence ATGAGCGATCTATTTGAGAGTTATGACACCCCCTTTGACAACGGATTTATAACAGTCAATCATAACTGGCTGATTACGTCCTGTAATCAAGCCACTGAGCGAATTCTCTCGATTCCGGAACGGTACCTGCTTGGCAAGGATCTGCGTGACGTATTCTGCTTTGATGACAGGTTTCACAATATTTGCGACCACCTCGGCCCTCTTGGTGATCCTGGTGTCCGCAACTCATTGCATCTGAATTTCACCGCCACCACCGCCGGCAACCAGGCAATCATCAACCTCCAGGTAATTACCATACCCGGCGAAGAGGGAGAGGTGCTTGGTGCGCTCATTACCTTCTCCGACGTCAGTACCCCCCTAGCCGCCAGCAGGCTCGCCCTGAATTCCATTGCAGAGGGTGTTTTCACTGTTGATCATGATTTCAAAATCACTTCTTTTAACGCAGCAGCCGAGCGCATAACCGGCTGGAACGAAAAAGAAGTACTGGGTCGACCATGCAAATCTATATTTCACACCTCGATCTGCAAGCAGAACTGTGCCCTGGCAAAATCAATACAGGCATGTTCCCATATTTCCCAGGAAGGAGTCTATATTACCACCAAATCCGGTGATCTCATTCCGGTGCAAATCCGGTCGGCGCCACTTGTCGATTTAAATAACCACATTATCGGTGGGGTAGAGACCTTTCTGGACCTCACGCCTTCATTACAAAGTGATATTATTTTCAATGCTGTGGCCGATGGGGTCTTCACCGTTGACGAATTTGGGCAGATCACTTCATTTAACAAGGCCGCTGAAACAATTACCGGATATTCCGAAGAAGAAGTGCTCGGAAAACGATGTGCAAAAATCCTCTTGCCAGTAAAAGATGACGACGACAGCACCAAGTGCATTCTTTTTCAAGCCATGCAGGAAAAACGCACCTACATAGACGAACAACAGTTTATCATTGGTAAAAACGGGTATTCAATACCGGTCAGTATATCTGCTGCACCATTTCTCGACCCCAAAAATAAAGTCATTGGCGGTGTGGAAACCTTCCGTGACAACACCAATAAGCTGCAGACTGCACTTATTCTCGACTCCATTGCCGACGGAGTGTTCACCGTAGACCGCAGCTGGCGAATCACCTCATTTAATCACGCTGCCGAAATCATCACCGGCTGGAGCAGGGATGAGGCGATAGGCCAGTTCTGCAGCGATGTCTTCCACTCATCAATCTGCGGCAAAAATTGTGCCATTGCCGAAAGCCTCTATACTGGTAAACAAGTCGCAAGCCGATCAATTACCATCCAGAACATTAAAGAAAAGTGTGTGTCGGTGAGTATCAGCGCCTCGCCCCTCATAGACTACGAGGGTAATGTCGTTGGTGGTGTAGAGACGTTCCGCGACCTGAGTGTGGAAATGAGTCTCAGGCAACAATTGATGAAAAACTATACCTTCGATGCCATTATCAGCAAAAGCCCATCCATGCAGAGGCTCTTTCAAATATTACCTGAAATTTCCCGAAGCGAATCGAATGTGCTGATCCTGGGCGAGAGTGGCACAGGCAAAGAACTCATTGCCAGGGCGATTTTCAACGCCTCTTCCCGAAACAATAAGCCCTTCGTGGTCGTCAATTGCGGTGCGCTGCCGGAGACGTTGCTTGAATCTGAACTCTTCGGCTATAAAGCCGGTGCTTTTACAGATGCCCGAAAAGACCGCAAAGGTCGCTTTGCCGCAGCCGAAGGTGGCACATTATTCCTCGACGAAATTGGTGATATCCCACAATCAGTTCAGGTTAAACTGCTCAGAGTGCTTCAGCATAAGGTGTATGAACCTCTTGGCAGCGACACACCGGTCGCTGCAGATGTCCGCATACTTGCCGCCACCAACAGGGAACTCAATCAGATGGTGATTGACGGCCAGTTTCGTGATGACCTCTTTTACCGACTCAACGTGGTCAATATTCTCTTACCGCCACTTCGCCAGCGGATAGAAGATATTCCGCTGCTAATCGACCACTTCGTAGACAAATTCCGGGCAGAAAAACAAAAAGATATTGCCGGAGTCAGCGACGAGGTAATGAGTACCCTCATGCACTATGATTACCCGGGGAACATCCGAGAGCTTGAAAACATCATAGAGTACGGCTTCATTCTCTGTCCCGGAGGCTATATCCAGGAGGCTCATCTACCCGATGGGGTCATAGGAAACAATGATCTCAAACCAGGCAGCCTTGCCCATGACAACCGAGGCAAGACCTTGGCTGAAATGGAAAAGCAGGCAATACTGCTCACCCTTGAACAGAATAAAGGCAAGCGCATGCAAACCTGCAGGGAACTTGGTATTTCCAAGGACACTCTTCGCAGGAAGTTGAAGAGTTATGGAGTTGACACAGTCTAG
- the ilvN gene encoding acetolactate synthase small subunit: protein MEERAYTISMLVTNRPGVTSRVTGLFSGRGYNMESICGAPTHDPDVSRITIKTKATPEKFEEIRKQINRLIDVIKLRDMTVEEKTVQREMALISMEIVSRTQIELTEMVASCGAKIINESADSYIIEVTGTEEEVNGLIDRLAPFGIKKLTRSGVLALYRELDDSHRRVES from the coding sequence ATGGAGGAACGCGCATATACAATCAGCATGCTGGTAACAAACAGACCGGGTGTAACTTCTAGAGTTACCGGCCTTTTTTCCGGTAGAGGTTATAATATGGAGTCAATCTGCGGTGCTCCAACCCACGACCCTGATGTATCTCGAATTACCATCAAAACAAAGGCAACTCCGGAAAAATTTGAAGAGATTCGTAAACAGATTAACCGTCTCATAGATGTAATCAAGTTGCGTGATATGACTGTTGAGGAAAAAACCGTCCAGCGTGAGATGGCTCTGATAAGCATGGAGATTGTCTCACGGACCCAGATTGAGCTGACGGAAATGGTGGCGAGCTGTGGGGCTAAAATTATTAACGAAAGTGCAGATTCTTACATTATAGAAGTGACTGGAACTGAGGAAGAGGTAAATGGGCTGATCGATCGACTGGCTCCATTCGGGATTAAAAAACTAACCCGCTCAGGCGTGCTTGCCCTTTACCGTGAACTGGATGACTCGCATCGCCGGGTCGAAAGTTAG